One window from the genome of Gloeomargarita sp. SRBZ-1_bins_9 encodes:
- a CDS encoding histidinol-phosphate transaminase, which produces MLPCLRPDLAGLTVYHPPVRESGLDWLDGNESPWDWPPALKEKLVWLYRQDIHNNRYPDSAHTDLKQELLQYLREQLEADAPNQLTVDWLTIGNGSDELIRSILIATCLGQNAGILIAEPTFSMYKILARTLGIPVWDAGRAEGFAMDLTRADQLIRQEPIRVVFVVHPNSPTGNGLTAAERAWLQQLPPQVLVVVDEAYFEFSQDTLLPVLLRHPNWLILRTFSKAFRLANLRIGYAVAHPEVTKALEQVRLPYNLSGFSLLAAQLALAQRRPLLSVIPEILTERERVLAQLRRLPGLQTWPSQGNFLFIRPTGVTPEQLHQQLYDLGTVVRCTGGGVRLTIGTPAENSRLIQRLRQCCGG; this is translated from the coding sequence ATGTTGCCCTGTTTGCGACCGGATTTGGCCGGTTTGACAGTCTATCATCCCCCGGTGCGGGAAAGCGGGCTGGATTGGCTCGACGGGAATGAATCCCCCTGGGATTGGCCGCCGGCGCTCAAGGAAAAACTGGTCTGGCTTTACCGGCAGGACATCCACAACAACCGCTATCCCGACAGCGCCCACACCGACTTGAAACAGGAGTTGCTGCAGTACTTAAGGGAACAACTGGAAGCGGATGCCCCAAACCAACTCACCGTTGATTGGTTGACTATTGGCAACGGCTCTGATGAGTTGATTCGCTCGATTTTGATTGCGACTTGTTTAGGGCAAAACGCCGGGATTCTCATCGCCGAACCCACCTTTTCCATGTACAAAATCCTGGCGCGAACCTTGGGGATTCCGGTATGGGATGCCGGGCGCGCGGAGGGGTTTGCCATGGATTTGACCCGGGCCGACCAATTGATCCGGCAAGAACCTATCCGGGTGGTGTTTGTGGTGCATCCCAATTCCCCCACTGGTAATGGGCTAACGGCGGCGGAGCGGGCCTGGCTGCAGCAGTTGCCCCCACAGGTGCTGGTGGTGGTTGACGAGGCCTACTTTGAATTCAGCCAAGATACCCTGTTGCCGGTGTTGCTTCGCCATCCCAACTGGCTGATTTTGCGTACCTTTTCTAAGGCGTTTCGCCTGGCCAATTTGCGCATTGGTTATGCCGTTGCCCATCCCGAGGTGACCAAGGCCCTGGAGCAGGTGCGGTTGCCCTACAACCTGAGTGGGTTTTCGTTGCTGGCGGCCCAACTGGCGCTGGCGCAACGCCGTCCCCTACTGAGTGTCATCCCGGAGATTCTCACTGAACGAGAGCGGGTCTTGGCTCAACTGCGCCGGCTTCCTGGTCTGCAAACCTGGCCCAGTCAGGGGAATTTTCTGTTTATCCGGCCCACGGGGGTCACGCCCGAGCAGCTCCACCAACAACTCTATGATCTGGGCACGGTGGTGCGCTGTACGGGTGGGGGGGTGCGTCTCACCATCGGCACGCCGGCGGAAAACTCGCGTCTAATTCAGCGGTTGCGCCAGTGCTGCGGGGGCTAG
- the pstS gene encoding phosphate ABC transporter substrate-binding protein PstS → MPKRWFGLPRRLMSFLALFAVVAGLTAACDFGGGPMSELPLAGDVSLVGLGASFPAPLYTNWAVGLAQKHNQIRVDYQSQGSGAGIENFIQQNVDFAASDIGLPEKDIPKIQRGVLMLPMTAGSIVVAYNVPGVPDGLKLTREAYVGIFSGQIRRWNDPKIAAANPGVNLPDQPITVVHRSDGSGTTAVFTKHLSAISPEWQRQFGEGTTIQWPKTGNFVGARGNEGVTAQIQQTAGAIGYVEYGYAKTNELNTAALENKAGNFVQAGPETGAATLAAVELPENMLAFISDPEGENSYPIVTYTWQLHYRQQPDPDKAVALEVWIEYGLNEGQQVADSLGYIPLPKTVRERIAKAADVISDKYTITLKNAA, encoded by the coding sequence ATGCCCAAAAGATGGTTTGGTTTACCACGACGGTTGATGAGCTTTTTGGCCCTGTTTGCAGTGGTGGCGGGGCTAACGGCGGCCTGTGATTTTGGCGGCGGGCCTATGTCGGAGTTGCCCCTGGCAGGTGATGTTAGTCTTGTGGGACTGGGAGCCTCCTTCCCGGCGCCCTTATACACTAACTGGGCAGTGGGGTTGGCTCAAAAGCACAACCAAATTCGGGTGGATTACCAGTCCCAAGGCAGCGGCGCGGGGATCGAAAATTTTATCCAGCAGAACGTGGATTTTGCTGCCAGTGACATCGGCCTACCCGAAAAGGACATCCCCAAGATACAACGGGGGGTGTTGATGCTGCCCATGACGGCGGGGAGTATTGTGGTGGCTTACAATGTGCCGGGGGTGCCGGATGGCTTGAAACTGACCCGGGAAGCCTACGTGGGCATTTTCAGCGGTCAGATTCGCCGGTGGAATGACCCGAAAATTGCAGCGGCCAATCCGGGGGTGAATCTCCCCGACCAGCCGATTACGGTGGTACACCGCTCCGATGGCAGTGGGACAACGGCAGTCTTTACCAAGCACCTGAGCGCCATTAGCCCGGAGTGGCAAAGGCAATTCGGTGAGGGGACGACCATCCAGTGGCCCAAGACAGGGAATTTTGTGGGCGCCCGTGGCAATGAGGGGGTGACGGCCCAGATCCAGCAAACCGCCGGTGCGATTGGCTATGTGGAGTATGGCTACGCCAAGACCAACGAACTGAATACGGCGGCCCTGGAAAATAAAGCAGGCAACTTTGTCCAGGCTGGGCCGGAAACCGGTGCGGCTACCTTGGCGGCGGTTGAACTGCCGGAAAATATGCTGGCTTTTATTAGCGACCCGGAGGGGGAGAATTCCTACCCCATCGTCACCTACACCTGGCAGTTGCATTACCGACAGCAGCCGGACCCGGACAAGGCGGTGGCGCTGGAGGTGTGGATTGAGTATGGTTTGAATGAGGGGCAACAGGTGGCGGATAGCTTGGGGTACATCCCCTTGCCCAAGACGGTGCGGGAGCGGATCGCCAAAGCGGCTGACGTCATCAGCGACAAGTACACCATTACCCTGAAGAACGCCGCATGA
- the pstC gene encoding phosphate ABC transporter permease subunit PstC: MTTATPVPAEMGRRSRSPRERLIDRLFVRLTLALAVATAVLLAFIGLVIAWQAVPALQRFGLGFLIHSAWNPVPGREDFGVLPMLYGTLVSSIIALLIAVPLGLGTAIFLSEDFIPPQPRMAISFLVELLAAIPSVVYGLWGIYVLIPALLPVGHWLHAHLGWLPLFGTEPVGPGMLPASLVLAIMVLPILTSIAKDSLEAVSPELRQASLGLGATRWWTIFRVLIPAAISGIIGGTMLGLGRALGETMAATMLIGNANQLNVSLLAPANTIASLLANQFPEARGIQVSALMYAALLLMLMTLLVNILAELIIQRLRAKYE, translated from the coding sequence ATGACCACAGCAACCCCTGTCCCGGCGGAGATGGGTCGGCGGTCCCGCTCTCCCCGGGAGCGGTTGATCGACCGGCTGTTTGTGCGTTTGACGCTGGCCCTAGCGGTGGCAACGGCGGTGTTGCTGGCTTTTATCGGGCTGGTGATTGCCTGGCAGGCGGTGCCGGCGTTGCAGCGGTTTGGGCTGGGGTTTCTGATCCATTCGGCCTGGAATCCGGTGCCGGGGCGGGAGGATTTCGGTGTGTTGCCCATGCTCTATGGCACGCTGGTCAGTTCCATCATTGCCCTGCTGATTGCGGTGCCCCTGGGGTTAGGGACGGCCATTTTCTTAAGCGAAGATTTCATCCCGCCCCAGCCGCGTATGGCCATTTCTTTTCTGGTGGAGTTGCTGGCGGCGATTCCCAGTGTGGTGTACGGGTTGTGGGGGATTTATGTGCTGATTCCGGCGCTGCTGCCGGTGGGTCACTGGTTGCATGCCCATCTGGGTTGGCTGCCCCTGTTTGGTACCGAGCCGGTGGGACCGGGGATGTTGCCGGCATCGTTGGTGCTGGCCATCATGGTGCTGCCGATTTTGACGTCGATTGCCAAGGATTCCCTGGAGGCGGTGTCGCCGGAGTTGCGTCAAGCGTCCTTGGGTTTGGGGGCGACCCGGTGGTGGACGATTTTTCGGGTACTGATTCCGGCGGCCATCTCCGGGATCATTGGGGGGACGATGCTGGGCCTGGGGCGGGCGCTGGGGGAAACTATGGCGGCCACCATGCTCATCGGCAACGCCAATCAGTTGAATGTTTCGTTGCTGGCGCCGGCCAATACGATTGCGTCTTTGTTGGCGAATCAGTTTCCTGAAGCGCGGGGGATTCAGGTGTCGGCGTTGATGTATGCGGCGCTCTTGCTCATGCTCATGACGCTGCTGGTGAATATCCTGGCGGAGCTGATCATCCAACGGCTGCGGGCGAAGTATGAATGA
- the pstA gene encoding phosphate ABC transporter permease PstA — MMMTEHPQVQSLRKRLRFRTMVGWLMTGLVALCALLTLTPLFAVLGFVLVRGISRFGLDLLTKLPPPPGLSGGGFGNALIGTVLVVLLGTVISVPFGMLTAVYLSEFSNADDRQKEIARWVRFGVNVLAGVPSIIAGVFAYGLLVVTGIFGYSAMAAGVALAVLMLPTVVRTADEALKLVPREVRWASVGLGASNYYTIFRVVLPAALPGIVTGVILAMARAMGDTAALIFTALFSTFWPRSLFEPIATLSVLVYNFATVPYRPQQELAWAASFFLLMLVLLASVASRLVIRRYVQR, encoded by the coding sequence ATGATGATGACCGAGCATCCCCAGGTGCAGTCCCTTCGCAAGCGGCTACGGTTCCGCACGATGGTCGGCTGGTTGATGACGGGGCTGGTGGCTTTGTGCGCCCTGCTGACCCTGACGCCCCTGTTTGCGGTGCTGGGCTTCGTGCTGGTGCGGGGGATCAGCCGTTTTGGACTGGATTTATTGACCAAACTGCCGCCGCCGCCGGGGTTGTCGGGGGGTGGGTTTGGCAATGCCCTGATCGGGACGGTTTTGGTGGTACTGCTGGGGACGGTTATTTCTGTGCCGTTTGGGATGCTGACGGCGGTGTATTTGTCGGAGTTTAGCAACGCGGATGACCGGCAAAAGGAAATCGCCCGCTGGGTGCGCTTCGGGGTGAATGTGCTGGCGGGGGTGCCTTCGATTATTGCTGGGGTGTTTGCCTATGGGTTGCTGGTGGTGACGGGGATTTTTGGCTATTCGGCTATGGCGGCGGGGGTGGCCCTGGCGGTGTTGATGCTGCCGACAGTTGTGCGCACGGCGGATGAGGCCCTGAAGCTGGTGCCCCGGGAGGTGCGCTGGGCTTCGGTGGGGTTGGGGGCGTCGAACTACTACACCATCTTCCGGGTGGTATTGCCAGCGGCGCTACCGGGGATTGTTACGGGGGTGATCCTGGCGATGGCCCGGGCGATGGGAGATACAGCGGCTTTGATTTTTACGGCCCTGTTTTCCACTTTTTGGCCCCGCAGTTTGTTCGAACCGATTGCCACTTTGTCCGTGCTGGTTTACAACTTCGCCACGGTGCCCTACCGACCGCAACAGGAGCTGGCCTGGGCCGCGTCTTTTTTCCTGTTGATGCTGGTTTTGCTGGCCAGTGTGGCCTCCCGTCTGGTGATTCGTCGGTATGTTCAGCGTTAG
- a CDS encoding glucose-1-phosphate adenylyltransferase, with product MKRVLAIILGGGAGTRLYPLTKLRAKPAVPLAGKYRLIDIPISNCINSEIHKIYVLTQYNSASLNRHLNRTYVFAGFLDGFVEVLAAQQTPDNPGWFQGTADAVRQYMWLFETWDVDQYLILSGDHLYRMDYRQFIGHHIRTNADITLSVIPVEEKRASAFGLLKIDETGRVVDFREKPKGDALYAMRVDTTQLGLSLEEALRKPYIASMGIYVFNKDILKKLLMEDPSRTDFGKEVIPAAIKDYNIQVYLFTDYWEDIGTIESFYEANLALTKQPNPPFSFYDEKAPIYTRSRYLPPSKLLNCEIVESLISDGCILKECRVRHSVLGVRSRIQSGCVIEDTLVMGADFYEPYEQRFPDPLDSHIPVGIGENTVIRRCIVDKNARIGRDVQIINKDWVQEADREALGFYIRSGIVVVIKNATIPDGMII from the coding sequence ATGAAGCGGGTGCTGGCGATCATTCTGGGTGGAGGTGCGGGGACACGGCTTTACCCCTTGACCAAGCTGCGCGCCAAGCCGGCGGTTCCCTTGGCGGGTAAGTACCGGTTGATTGATATTCCCATCAGCAATTGCATCAATTCCGAGATTCACAAAATTTACGTTTTGACCCAGTACAACTCAGCGTCTTTGAATCGCCACCTCAACCGCACTTACGTGTTTGCCGGCTTTTTAGATGGGTTTGTGGAGGTGCTGGCGGCTCAGCAAACGCCGGATAATCCCGGGTGGTTCCAGGGGACAGCGGATGCGGTGCGCCAATACATGTGGCTGTTTGAGACCTGGGATGTGGACCAGTATTTGATCCTGTCGGGGGACCACCTGTACCGTATGGACTACCGGCAGTTTATCGGCCATCACATCCGCACTAACGCCGATATTACCCTGTCGGTGATTCCGGTGGAGGAGAAGCGGGCTTCGGCGTTTGGCCTGCTGAAGATTGATGAAACGGGACGGGTGGTGGATTTCCGGGAAAAACCCAAGGGGGATGCCCTATACGCCATGCGGGTGGATACGACGCAACTGGGGTTGTCTCTGGAGGAAGCCCTGCGCAAACCCTACATCGCTTCGATGGGGATTTATGTGTTCAACAAAGACATTCTCAAGAAGTTGTTGATGGAGGACCCCAGTCGCACGGATTTCGGCAAGGAGGTGATTCCCGCCGCCATCAAGGATTACAACATCCAGGTGTATTTGTTTACGGATTACTGGGAGGACATCGGCACGATTGAGTCTTTTTACGAGGCAAATTTGGCGCTGACCAAGCAGCCCAATCCCCCCTTTAGCTTCTACGACGAAAAGGCCCCGATTTATACCCGCTCGCGCTACCTGCCCCCCTCGAAGTTGTTGAACTGCGAAATTGTGGAATCCCTCATTAGTGATGGCTGTATTTTGAAGGAGTGCCGGGTGCGCCATTCGGTGTTGGGGGTGCGCTCGCGGATTCAGTCTGGCTGTGTGATTGAAGATACGTTGGTGATGGGGGCGGACTTTTACGAACCCTATGAACAACGGTTTCCTGACCCCCTGGATTCTCACATTCCAGTGGGAATTGGGGAAAATACGGTGATTCGCCGCTGTATCGTGGATAAAAATGCCCGTATCGGTCGGGATGTGCAGATTATTAACAAAGATTGGGTACAGGAGGCGGACCGGGAGGCTTTGGGGTTTTATATCCGCAGCGGTATTGTGGTGGTGATTAAAAATGCCACCATTCCCGATGGGATGATTATCTAA
- the pstB gene encoding phosphate ABC transporter ATP-binding protein PstB yields the protein MVSDATPHGEPVFRIENANIYYGQFKAVRDVSLYIPQNQITAFIGPSGCGKSTILRCLNRLNDLIPSFRLEGQITYHGKNIYDPDIDPVEVRRRVGMVFQKPNPFPKSIYDNVAYGARVMNYKGDLDELVERSLRRAALWDEVKDKLNESGLSLSGGQQQRLCIARAIAVEPEVVLMDEPCSALDPISTLKIEELMHELKAHYTIVIVTHNMQQASRISDYTAFFNAEPTPKGGKVGYLVEFDTTKTIFSTPKQQATRDYVSGRFG from the coding sequence ATGGTCAGCGACGCAACCCCTCATGGCGAACCGGTCTTTCGCATCGAAAACGCCAACATTTACTATGGCCAGTTCAAGGCGGTGCGGGATGTTTCCCTATACATTCCCCAAAACCAAATCACGGCGTTTATTGGCCCGTCGGGTTGTGGCAAAAGTACGATTCTGCGTTGTTTGAACCGGTTGAATGACTTGATCCCGTCGTTTCGCTTGGAAGGGCAGATCACCTACCACGGCAAGAACATTTACGACCCGGATATTGACCCGGTGGAGGTGCGGCGCCGCGTCGGGATGGTGTTTCAAAAGCCGAACCCGTTTCCCAAGTCCATCTACGACAATGTGGCCTACGGAGCGCGGGTGATGAACTACAAGGGGGATTTGGATGAGTTGGTGGAGCGTTCCTTGCGGCGGGCGGCCCTGTGGGATGAGGTCAAGGATAAGTTGAACGAGAGCGGCCTGTCGTTGTCGGGGGGGCAACAACAGCGGCTGTGCATTGCCCGGGCGATTGCCGTAGAGCCGGAGGTGGTGTTAATGGATGAACCTTGCTCAGCCCTGGACCCGATTTCCACCCTCAAAATTGAAGAACTCATGCACGAATTGAAGGCCCATTACACCATCGTGATCGTGACCCATAACATGCAGCAGGCTTCACGGATCTCGGACTACACGGCCTTTTTCAACGCCGAACCGACGCCCAAGGGGGGCAAGGTGGGCTATTTGGTGGAATTCGACACGACCAAAACCATCTTTAGCACTCCTAAGCAACAGGCCACGCGGGATTATGTCAGTGGTCGGTTTGGCTAA
- the menA gene encoding 2-carboxy-1,4-naphthoquinone phytyltransferase, with amino-acid sequence MTVAARRELWFQAVNPLIYTAAVIPVLVGSAAAYAEAPQRFSWSTFAWVLAGEVLLQAWLNITNDIYDAETGVDVNKPSSLVNLTGRPGLLHLIAWSCLALGVLCIYVVDALHPGHGILLIAGAGIALGYAYQGPPLRLAYRGWGEPMTFIAFGPLATLAASYAQLGRLTWMAFWASLVVGCLVTGIIFAHHFPQVEDDRRAGKRSPVVKLGPYRASRVYPWVVLPAYALVLVGVLIGLLPVPTLLFGLSFPLAWRLVTFLWRTYAGPASGGAMPLAVGLHAIGGVLLAIGLWLG; translated from the coding sequence ATGACCGTTGCTGCTCGACGTGAGCTGTGGTTCCAGGCCGTCAATCCCCTGATCTACACGGCGGCTGTGATTCCGGTGCTGGTGGGGAGCGCCGCTGCCTACGCCGAAGCGCCTCAGCGGTTTTCCTGGTCAACGTTTGCCTGGGTGTTGGCCGGCGAGGTGTTGTTGCAGGCCTGGTTGAACATCACCAATGACATTTACGACGCTGAGACGGGGGTGGACGTCAATAAACCGTCCTCTTTGGTAAACCTGACGGGGCGGCCAGGTCTGCTGCATTTGATCGCCTGGTCCTGCCTGGCGCTGGGGGTCCTCTGTATCTATGTGGTGGATGCTCTACATCCGGGCCATGGGATTTTGCTGATCGCCGGGGCGGGGATTGCCTTGGGTTATGCCTACCAGGGACCGCCGTTACGCTTGGCCTACCGGGGCTGGGGGGAACCCATGACCTTTATCGCTTTCGGCCCGCTGGCAACGCTGGCTGCTAGCTATGCCCAGTTGGGTCGGTTGACCTGGATGGCCTTTTGGGCGTCGCTGGTGGTGGGGTGTCTGGTGACCGGCATCATCTTTGCCCATCACTTTCCCCAGGTGGAGGATGACCGCCGGGCGGGGAAACGCTCCCCTGTGGTGAAATTAGGTCCCTACCGGGCCAGTCGGGTCTATCCCTGGGTGGTCTTGCCGGCTTATGCTTTGGTGCTGGTGGGTGTACTCATTGGCCTGTTGCCCGTGCCAACCCTACTGTTTGGCCTCAGCTTTCCCTTGGCCTGGCGATTGGTGACCTTTTTGTGGCGGACCTATGCAGGACCGGCCAGTGGGGGAGCGATGCCCTTGGCGGTGGGGCTACATGCCATCGGGGGAGTGCTCTTGGCGATAGGTCTCTGGCTCGGTTAA
- a CDS encoding SufE family protein — protein MPESVTGLPPSLQAIVERLQRANPARMKYELLIRYGQKLPPFPETQRVPDYQVKGCVSQAWLATHLDEQGRVHIDADADSQLVKGLLAILVLGLGGLTPAEILAVPPDFIKLTGLDVSLTPSRNNGFMSAVQFLKRQVAAYIPPTPGAD, from the coding sequence ATGCCCGAATCGGTGACCGGTTTGCCGCCGTCGTTGCAGGCAATTGTGGAACGGCTCCAGCGGGCCAATCCGGCGCGGATGAAATACGAATTACTGATTCGCTACGGCCAGAAGTTGCCGCCGTTTCCCGAGACCCAGCGTGTGCCGGACTATCAGGTCAAGGGGTGTGTCTCCCAGGCCTGGCTGGCGACCCATTTGGACGAGCAGGGGCGGGTGCACATTGACGCTGATGCGGACTCCCAATTGGTCAAGGGTTTGCTGGCGATCCTAGTCTTGGGGTTGGGTGGTCTGACACCGGCAGAAATTTTAGCGGTGCCCCCTGATTTCATCAAATTGACGGGGCTGGATGTGAGCCTGACGCCGTCTCGCAACAACGGTTTTATGAGCGCAGTGCAGTTTTTGAAAAGGCAGGTGGCCGCTTACATTCCCCCCACCCCTGGCGCTGATTAA
- a CDS encoding sulfurtransferase, protein MVTPAQLITPAELVAHLDDPEVILIDCRFNLTQPDWGRQQYHQSHIPGAVYLDLNRDLSGPVSATSGRHPLPDIPTFVAKLVALGLTPAKLVIAYDQGQLAYAARLWWLLRYVGHERVALLAGGWEAYIRAGYPTSSDRPAPHPGQFTPHLQPQYLATYADVVAAQQDPTVLLVDAREARRYRGEWEPLDPIAGHIPGAINLPWLELLPPQPYAQRWRDVHHHREVICYCGSGVTACVNLLTLEWAGFPPGRLYVGGWSQWCRLSQTDH, encoded by the coding sequence ATGGTTACTCCGGCCCAACTGATCACCCCGGCGGAACTGGTAGCCCATCTGGACGACCCCGAAGTGATACTGATTGACTGTCGGTTCAACCTCACCCAACCGGACTGGGGCCGCCAGCAATATCACCAGAGCCACATCCCCGGGGCTGTTTACCTAGACCTGAACCGGGATTTGTCTGGTCCGGTGAGTGCCACCAGCGGCCGCCATCCCTTGCCTGACATCCCCACGTTTGTCGCCAAACTGGTGGCCTTGGGATTGACCCCCGCCAAGCTAGTCATTGCCTATGACCAGGGGCAGTTGGCCTACGCCGCCCGCCTGTGGTGGTTGTTGCGTTATGTAGGCCACGAACGGGTTGCTCTTTTGGCGGGAGGTTGGGAGGCCTACATCCGCGCCGGCTATCCCACCAGTTCTGACCGACCTGCCCCCCACCCCGGCCAGTTTACACCCCACCTGCAACCTCAGTACCTGGCCACCTACGCCGATGTAGTTGCCGCCCAGCAGGACCCCACCGTCCTGTTGGTGGATGCCCGGGAAGCCCGCCGTTATCGGGGTGAATGGGAACCCCTTGACCCAATAGCCGGCCATATCCCTGGGGCCATTAACCTGCCCTGGCTGGAACTATTGCCCCCTCAGCCCTACGCCCAACGCTGGCGCGACGTCCATCACCACCGGGAGGTGATCTGTTACTGCGGTTCCGGAGTCACCGCCTGCGTGAATCTCCTGACCCTGGAGTGGGCCGGTTTTCCCCCTGGTCGCCTGTACGTAGGTGGCTGGAGCCAGTGGTGCCGCCTTAGCCAAACCGACCACTGA
- a CDS encoding response regulator translates to MAGQAFPVADLGAVLSKVEGQRLAGELQLSNGRQQWRLWFFGGRLLWATGGVHRYRRWRRLTQRLAPELAQQAGKPEAPWEYEALLAALTARQISREQAQQVIQGAVTEVFFDLAQTLTLAQLGVGQVRGLWDTEARLPGEMVLLGPTAEWQRVMRLWQQWQQVGLRATSPDMAPRLNDQRRLAQRVRPQTYLTLSRLCDGDHTFWDLALETGAELPLVGQSLLALVREGYLRLEQVADLAPPAETQPKALVACVDDSPVCLRNVVQALGEVFEVLTLEDPLRGLGTLIQARPQLIFLDWLFPEVNGLEICALLRKAPGLKEVPIVLLTANGGLLDRARARLAGANEVLEKPATPEQLRAVAERYIAKAPVSR, encoded by the coding sequence ATGGCGGGTCAGGCGTTTCCGGTTGCGGATTTGGGGGCGGTGTTGTCAAAGGTCGAGGGTCAGCGTTTAGCGGGGGAACTGCAACTCAGCAACGGTCGGCAGCAATGGCGGTTGTGGTTTTTTGGGGGCCGGTTGTTGTGGGCCACTGGGGGTGTCCATCGCTATCGGCGCTGGCGGCGGTTAACCCAACGACTGGCTCCAGAGCTGGCCCAGCAGGCGGGCAAACCGGAGGCGCCCTGGGAGTACGAGGCCCTGTTGGCGGCGCTTACCGCTAGGCAGATCTCCCGGGAGCAAGCCCAGCAGGTGATCCAGGGGGCGGTAACGGAGGTATTTTTTGACCTGGCCCAGACGTTGACCTTAGCCCAGCTGGGGGTCGGGCAGGTGCGGGGCTTGTGGGATACGGAGGCGCGTTTGCCGGGAGAAATGGTTTTGCTGGGGCCGACGGCGGAATGGCAGCGGGTGATGCGCCTGTGGCAGCAGTGGCAGCAGGTGGGGTTGCGGGCTACGTCCCCGGATATGGCGCCCCGGTTGAACGACCAGCGGCGGTTGGCGCAGCGGGTGCGTCCCCAGACCTATCTCACCTTGAGTCGCCTGTGCGATGGGGACCATACGTTCTGGGATTTGGCCCTGGAGACGGGAGCCGAACTGCCGTTGGTGGGGCAATCGCTGCTGGCGTTGGTGCGGGAAGGTTACCTGCGATTGGAGCAGGTGGCGGACTTGGCGCCCCCGGCAGAAACCCAACCCAAGGCCCTGGTGGCCTGTGTGGATGACAGCCCGGTGTGTTTGCGCAATGTGGTGCAGGCCCTGGGGGAGGTCTTTGAGGTCCTGACGCTGGAGGACCCGCTGCGGGGGTTGGGGACCTTGATCCAGGCGCGCCCCCAGTTGATCTTCCTAGACTGGTTGTTTCCTGAGGTCAACGGTTTGGAAATCTGTGCCCTGTTGCGCAAGGCGCCGGGGTTGAAGGAGGTACCGATTGTGTTGCTCACGGCCAACGGGGGGTTGCTGGACCGGGCGCGGGCGCGTTTGGCTGGGGCCAACGAGGTCCTGGAAAAACCGGCGACGCCGGAACAACTGCGGGCGGTGGCGGAGCGCTATATCGCCAAGGCACCGGTTTCCCGCTAA
- a CDS encoding ABC transporter permease, with protein MTWVGPVGSRSWWLWRVLLITPTLWLGVFFVLPLGLLVVYSFLTSQGYGNVAWQWTAANYLRLGNPTYLEIFLRSVALAVGTTVACLVLGYPLALWLVTQPRPRRTVLLLLVIIPFWTNFLVRTYAWMVLLGQQGVINSLLLHLGLIREPLNLLFTPLAVGIGLVYGYLPFMVLPLYSALEKFDFTLVWAAQDLGANFWQVFYWVLLPLSARGITAGCLLVFIPAVGSFIIPDLLGGAKSLMVGNLVQSQFLKTLDWPLGAALSVALMALIVIPLLGYLRLGESREPWHFTG; from the coding sequence ATGACCTGGGTTGGACCGGTGGGGAGCCGTTCCTGGTGGTTGTGGCGTGTCCTATTAATTACTCCTACCCTGTGGCTGGGTGTATTTTTTGTCCTGCCCCTGGGGCTGTTGGTGGTCTATAGTTTTTTGACCTCCCAGGGCTATGGCAATGTGGCTTGGCAGTGGACGGCGGCGAATTACCTGCGTCTGGGGAATCCTACCTACCTGGAGATTTTCCTGCGGTCGGTGGCGTTGGCTGTGGGAACGACGGTGGCCTGTCTGGTGTTGGGGTATCCGTTGGCCTTGTGGTTGGTTACGCAACCGCGTCCCCGCCGCACGGTGCTGTTGTTGTTGGTGATCATCCCTTTTTGGACCAATTTTTTGGTGCGCACCTACGCCTGGATGGTGCTGTTGGGCCAGCAGGGGGTCATTAATTCTCTGTTGCTGCACCTGGGGTTGATTCGCGAGCCGTTGAACCTGTTGTTTACCCCTTTGGCGGTGGGGATCGGGCTGGTGTATGGGTATTTGCCTTTTATGGTTCTACCTTTGTATAGTGCGCTGGAGAAGTTTGATTTTACCCTGGTGTGGGCGGCCCAGGATTTGGGGGCCAATTTCTGGCAGGTGTTTTATTGGGTGTTGCTCCCGTTAAGTGCACGGGGCATCACGGCGGGATGTCTGTTGGTTTTTATTCCGGCGGTGGGTAGTTTTATCATTCCCGATCTTTTGGGGGGTGCCAAAAGTTTAATGGTGGGCAATCTGGTGCAGAGTCAGTTTTTGAAAACCCTGGATTGGCCATTGGGGGCGGCCTTGTCGGTGGCGCTGATGGCCTTGATCGTCATCCCGCTCCTGGGGTATTTGCGCCTGGGGGAATCCCGGGAACCCTGGCATTTCACCGGTTGA